In one bacterium genomic region, the following are encoded:
- the rtcA gene encoding RNA 3'-terminal phosphate cyclase: MIEIDGSKYSGSGTILRYCVGLCALLGKELQIKNIRAKREKPGLRHQHLKSVFACKELVGGELEHAEVGSQILTFKPGKNIKPGQYQWDIGTAGSTTMLAMTILPVVCFGKTPSTFRISGGLFQDFAPSAFHMERVLFPTIRKMGIEAHLRLIRPGYVPEGGGIIELEVNPTPHKLKPIVLLEQNEITEIRGISLSSHLKSGRVSERMAETCQQILKQSGYETKFEILDDETSLQKGANLFVCAKTNTDCFIGADMAGKIGRSSEKIGRYVAKTLLEDLNTKATVDRFLADQLIIYASLADGTSEYIIPRMTDHIESNLWLVKEIIGAKTAIKENHLKIKGIGFNRTG; the protein is encoded by the coding sequence ATGATAGAAATAGATGGTTCTAAATATTCGGGTAGTGGGACTATTCTCAGGTATTGTGTTGGGCTTTGTGCCTTGCTGGGTAAGGAATTACAGATAAAAAATATCCGGGCAAAAAGAGAAAAACCAGGTCTTAGACATCAACATCTAAAATCTGTATTTGCCTGTAAAGAATTAGTTGGTGGTGAATTAGAACATGCAGAGGTTGGCTCGCAAATATTAACATTTAAACCAGGCAAAAATATAAAGCCAGGTCAATATCAATGGGATATTGGCACCGCAGGTTCAACAACAATGCTGGCGATGACGATTTTACCTGTTGTCTGTTTTGGTAAAACACCATCTACATTCAGAATTTCTGGTGGTTTATTTCAGGATTTTGCACCCAGTGCCTTCCATATGGAACGGGTTTTATTCCCGACCATTAGAAAAATGGGTATTGAGGCTCATTTGCGATTAATTCGACCAGGATATGTGCCAGAAGGTGGAGGAATTATTGAATTAGAGGTGAACCCGACACCACATAAACTTAAACCTATCGTTTTACTTGAGCAGAATGAAATTACTGAAATTAGAGGTATATCTTTATCTTCTCATCTTAAAAGTGGTCGGGTAAGTGAGCGGATGGCAGAAACCTGCCAGCAGATTTTAAAACAAAGCGGCTATGAGACGAAATTTGAGATACTTGATGATGAAACCTCATTGCAAAAAGGGGCGAATCTTTTTGTTTGTGCTAAAACCAATACTGACTGCTTCATTGGAGCAGATATGGCGGGTAAAATAGGTAGAAGTTCTGAAAAAATCGGTAGATATGTAGCGAAAACATTACTTGAAGACCTCAATACAAAGGCAACCGTGGATAGATTCTTAGCCGACCAATTAATAATCTACGCCAGCCTGGCAGATGGCACTTCTGAATATATAATCCCACGAATGACCGACCATATCGAGTCAAATCTCTGGTTAGTCAAAGAAATCATTGGAGCAAAAACTGCAATCAAAGAAAATCACCTGAAGATAAAAGGGATAGGATTTAACAGGACGGGTTAA